Proteins encoded by one window of Candidatus Eremiobacteraceae bacterium:
- the rbfA gene encoding 30S ribosome-binding factor RbfA — translation MPERTGAKSQRLERVEHEVVRELSELIHESLKDPRVGFVTIVKCEVSPDLRTAKVFASPMGDRRQSAATITGLQSAAGFLSVELGKRLRMRRTPTLTFIRDESIARGVRMANMLDEVQRKDERREHNEA, via the coding sequence ATGCCTGAACGGACCGGCGCGAAGAGCCAACGGCTGGAGCGGGTCGAGCACGAAGTCGTGCGCGAGTTGAGCGAACTCATCCACGAATCGTTGAAGGATCCGCGCGTCGGCTTCGTCACGATCGTGAAGTGCGAAGTGAGCCCCGACTTGCGAACGGCTAAGGTCTTCGCAAGTCCGATGGGTGACCGCCGGCAATCGGCGGCCACGATCACCGGTTTGCAGTCGGCCGCCGGATTCCTCAGCGTCGAATTGGGAAAACGGCTGCGCATGCGGCGCACGCCCACTTTGACATTCATCCGCGACGAATCGATTGCGCGCGGTGTGCGGATGGCGAACATGTTGGACGAGGTACAGCGAAAGGATGAGCGGCGAGAGCATAATGAAGCCTAA
- a CDS encoding GNAT family protein: MKAQPTTLRGRAVRLEPLSVDHVDPLTRIGLEPELWRLSPTPMASADDMRAYVMTALDEMRRGVSVPFVLIDQATGHVAGSTRYANIDPVHHRLEIGWTWLTPAHQRTAVNTEAKLLLLTHAFEVLGAIRVELKTDALNDRSRAAILRIGATEEGTFRNHMITSTGRIRNSVYFSIIDAEWPAVKAKLQALLGSY, encoded by the coding sequence ATGAAGGCACAACCGACGACGCTGCGCGGCCGCGCGGTCCGGCTCGAGCCCTTGAGCGTGGATCACGTAGATCCGCTGACACGCATCGGCTTGGAACCGGAGCTTTGGCGCTTGAGCCCGACGCCGATGGCGTCCGCAGACGACATGCGGGCGTACGTCATGACGGCTTTGGACGAGATGCGGCGCGGCGTGTCGGTCCCTTTTGTTCTCATCGATCAAGCCACCGGGCATGTGGCCGGCAGCACTCGTTACGCCAATATAGATCCGGTTCACCACCGGCTCGAAATCGGATGGACATGGCTTACGCCGGCGCATCAGCGGACTGCGGTGAATACCGAAGCCAAGTTGCTGCTCCTCACCCATGCCTTCGAAGTCTTGGGAGCGATCCGCGTTGAATTGAAAACCGACGCTCTCAACGACCGGTCGCGCGCCGCAATTCTGCGAATCGGCGCCACCGAAGAGGGCACGTTTCGAAATCACATGATCACTTCGACGGGGCGCATCCGGAACTCGGTCTATTTCTCGATCATCGACGCCGAATGGCCGGCGGTGAAAGCGAAATTGCAGGCCCTTCTCGGCTCGTACTAG
- the ada gene encoding bifunctional DNA-binding transcriptional regulator/O6-methylguanine-DNA methyltransferase Ada — protein sequence MLDEKRRWDAVIRRDPSQDGEFYFGVSTTGVYCRPSCPSRHPSRKNVRFFSSAGDAEKAGFRACRRCKPQAAIAVDATSNRIREVCDYIEAQGGASLNLSELAKRANLSPFHFQRRFKAIVGVSPKQYANAIRLRNLRAHLKSAKDVTTAVYDAGYGSSSRVYEQADTRLGMTPRQYRSGGRDVKITYATIHSPVGLMMVGATDRGLCFVQFGATAAELLQMLQREYPQAEIGPMREPRHPEFEKWVDALNRHLSGGQPLTDLPLDILHTAFQMRVWNYLQTIPYGEVRSYGEVAAGIAEPGAARAVARACASNVVAIAIPCHRVIRSTGELGGYKWGLDRKRTLIDMERSALKSR from the coding sequence TTGTTAGACGAAAAGCGCCGCTGGGATGCGGTCATACGCAGAGACCCAAGCCAAGATGGGGAGTTCTACTTCGGCGTCTCCACGACGGGGGTGTATTGCCGCCCATCGTGTCCGTCACGCCATCCGAGCCGCAAAAACGTCCGCTTCTTCAGTTCGGCCGGGGACGCGGAAAAGGCCGGCTTTCGCGCATGTCGTCGTTGTAAGCCGCAAGCCGCCATAGCCGTTGATGCGACTTCAAATCGAATCCGGGAGGTCTGCGACTATATCGAAGCGCAGGGCGGCGCCTCGCTCAACTTAAGTGAGCTTGCAAAGCGCGCGAACCTGAGCCCGTTTCATTTCCAACGCCGGTTCAAAGCGATCGTCGGCGTTTCTCCCAAGCAATACGCGAACGCTATCCGGCTACGCAACCTCCGCGCGCATCTGAAGAGCGCGAAGGACGTCACCACGGCGGTCTACGACGCCGGGTACGGATCTTCGAGCCGCGTCTACGAGCAAGCGGACACGCGCCTAGGCATGACGCCGCGTCAATACCGCTCGGGCGGACGAGATGTGAAGATCACGTACGCGACGATCCACTCCCCGGTGGGTCTCATGATGGTCGGCGCCACAGATCGCGGGCTGTGCTTCGTGCAATTCGGCGCCACCGCTGCCGAGCTTCTCCAGATGCTTCAGCGCGAATATCCCCAGGCCGAGATCGGACCGATGCGAGAGCCGCGACATCCCGAATTTGAGAAGTGGGTCGACGCGCTCAATCGGCACCTATCGGGCGGCCAGCCTCTCACCGATCTGCCGCTGGACATTCTCCATACCGCGTTCCAGATGCGGGTATGGAATTATCTTCAAACGATTCCTTACGGCGAGGTGCGCTCGTACGGCGAGGTCGCGGCGGGGATCGCCGAGCCGGGCGCGGCCCGAGCGGTCGCGCGCGCCTGCGCCAGCAACGTCGTCGCAATCGCAATCCCATGCCACCGGGTGATTCGAAGCACGGGCGAACTCGGAGGCTACAAGTGGGGATTGGATAGGAAGCGGACCCTCATAGACATGGAGCGGTCGGCGCTAAAATCCCGCTGA
- the msrA gene encoding peptide-methionine (S)-S-oxide reductase MsrA: MHFTHPVRTLFAGLIVAQLVLITGCMSLADTSTAKPAQPGSGETVVLAGGCFWGMEAVFEKLKGVSNVVAGYSGGDAATAHYDMVSTGTTGHAESVEVTFDPKQVSFNQLLAVYFLVAHDPTELDRQGPDDGTQYRSEIYYTTTAQKNAAESYIKSLTDQKTFSDKIVTLVAPLHAFYPAEDYHQHFVDRNSYYPYVVINDLPKLVALKHKFPDMVKQ, encoded by the coding sequence ATGCACTTCACGCACCCCGTCCGCACGCTTTTCGCCGGCCTCATCGTCGCCCAGCTCGTCCTGATCACTGGCTGCATGAGTCTTGCCGACACGTCGACCGCGAAACCCGCGCAGCCGGGTTCCGGAGAGACGGTCGTCCTTGCAGGAGGTTGTTTCTGGGGCATGGAGGCGGTATTTGAAAAGCTGAAGGGCGTCTCAAATGTCGTGGCGGGATACTCGGGCGGCGACGCGGCGACGGCCCATTACGATATGGTGAGCACCGGCACGACCGGTCATGCAGAATCCGTCGAAGTGACGTTCGATCCGAAACAAGTCTCGTTCAACCAATTGCTCGCGGTGTATTTTCTCGTCGCGCACGATCCGACGGAACTGGATCGGCAAGGCCCCGATGACGGCACGCAGTACCGCTCGGAGATCTACTATACGACCACCGCGCAAAAGAACGCCGCAGAATCGTACATCAAATCGCTCACAGATCAGAAGACGTTTAGCGATAAGATCGTCACGCTGGTCGCGCCGTTACACGCTTTCTATCCCGCCGAAGATTACCATCAACATTTCGTCGATCGAAACTCCTACTACCCGTACGTCGTGATCAACGATCTGCCGAAGCTCGTCGCACTCAAACACAAATTCCCGGATATGGTCAAGCAATAA
- the infB gene encoding translation initiation factor IF-2, protein MVRVHELAKELNLSSKDTITLLSKVGIRASTHMSVIDEHRARIVRGVLVGDLAQTAKTHKPAVKKSVAANGAAVEQARPLPDVKAAESAVVEPVRPLPKIDIPAVEPKTETAAVEQARPAPAASEAVHAPVPRLRAVATTAPKRQATVRPAHHPKIIPAASADPTAPIPTVPKLPITAPIQQRPGAGAVRTGGVGFQPRPGGPGMQGRPMPGRPANGPGVAGRPMPGRPGTPGVQQPGAPSSGPQPGGRKKTREELERDRKERQREELLKKSQPRHKSAPGPMVEPTVLKDLEIPDLLTVQQLASAMSVPAGQVIGQLIKMGTMATINQHVPSDVAAQVARRFGFNALVKEADEETVEILTEADPPGSLTTRPPVVTVLGHVDHGKTSLLDAIRSTKVAAGEAGGITQRIGAYTVETNDRKVTFIDTPGHEAFTEMRARGAKVTDVAILVVAADDGVMPQTIEAMNHAKAAGVPIVVAVNKIDKPNANVDRVKQQLSELGLTPEDWGGNTQFIPVSAKLKTGIDELLEMVLLNADLQELKANKNRRASGVIIEAQLDKTRGPVATVLVKNGTLRVGDIAVVGATFGRVRALFDDAGTAIKRAGPSIAAEIMGLSDVPAAGDVLEVVSDERDARELAAKRSQRKREQRMATARRPVTLDGFLAQAKEGGVRDLNLIIKADAQGSVEALRSQLDGLTNEEVRTRVIHTGVGGINESDVMLASASSAIIIGFNIRPDATIARKAEQEGVDVRLYEVIYNVIDEVKAAMTGMLKPQEREVVLGQVEVRKIFKVSKVGTIAGAYVKDGKVTRDSRVRVLRDSVVIYDGKLGSLKRFKDDAREVAAGYECGLSVENFNDLKEGDVIEAYMMEQFAAVGA, encoded by the coding sequence ATGGTACGCGTTCACGAGCTCGCGAAAGAGCTCAACTTGTCGAGCAAAGACACGATCACCCTGCTGAGCAAAGTGGGGATTCGAGCGTCCACGCACATGAGCGTGATCGACGAGCATCGGGCCCGCATCGTCCGCGGTGTGCTGGTCGGCGATCTCGCGCAGACCGCGAAGACGCACAAGCCGGCGGTCAAAAAATCCGTTGCCGCAAATGGGGCCGCGGTCGAGCAAGCGCGGCCGTTGCCGGATGTGAAGGCTGCCGAATCCGCAGTCGTCGAGCCAGTCCGGCCATTGCCGAAGATCGATATTCCGGCCGTCGAGCCGAAGACCGAGACCGCAGCTGTCGAGCAAGCGCGCCCGGCGCCGGCCGCGAGCGAAGCCGTTCATGCGCCGGTGCCGCGATTGCGCGCCGTCGCCACCACCGCGCCGAAACGACAGGCTACCGTTCGTCCGGCGCATCATCCGAAAATTATTCCGGCGGCTTCTGCCGATCCCACCGCGCCGATTCCGACCGTGCCAAAACTACCCATCACCGCTCCGATTCAGCAGCGGCCGGGCGCCGGCGCCGTGCGAACCGGCGGCGTCGGATTTCAGCCGCGGCCCGGCGGTCCGGGCATGCAAGGCCGTCCGATGCCCGGCCGGCCTGCGAATGGACCCGGCGTTGCGGGGCGGCCTATGCCGGGTCGACCCGGTACCCCCGGCGTGCAGCAACCCGGTGCGCCCAGCAGCGGTCCGCAACCCGGCGGCCGCAAGAAGACGCGCGAGGAATTGGAGCGCGATCGCAAAGAGCGTCAGCGCGAAGAGCTTCTCAAGAAATCGCAGCCGAGGCACAAGTCGGCGCCTGGGCCCATGGTCGAGCCCACGGTCCTCAAAGATCTCGAGATCCCCGACCTTCTCACAGTGCAGCAGCTCGCTTCGGCGATGAGCGTTCCCGCGGGTCAAGTCATCGGCCAACTCATCAAGATGGGCACGATGGCCACCATCAATCAGCACGTGCCGTCCGACGTCGCCGCGCAAGTCGCACGACGCTTTGGCTTCAACGCGCTCGTCAAAGAAGCCGACGAAGAGACCGTCGAGATCCTCACCGAAGCCGATCCGCCGGGTTCGCTCACCACGCGTCCGCCGGTCGTCACGGTGCTCGGTCACGTGGACCACGGAAAGACGTCGCTGCTCGATGCGATCCGCTCCACCAAAGTCGCAGCGGGCGAAGCCGGCGGCATCACGCAGCGCATCGGTGCCTATACGGTGGAGACGAACGACCGCAAAGTCACGTTCATCGACACGCCGGGCCACGAAGCGTTCACCGAAATGCGCGCGCGCGGCGCGAAGGTGACCGACGTCGCGATTCTCGTGGTGGCGGCGGACGACGGCGTCATGCCGCAGACGATCGAAGCCATGAACCACGCGAAAGCGGCCGGCGTGCCGATCGTGGTCGCGGTCAACAAAATCGACAAGCCCAACGCGAACGTCGACCGCGTGAAGCAGCAGCTCTCCGAACTCGGCCTGACACCCGAAGATTGGGGCGGCAACACGCAGTTCATTCCGGTGTCGGCGAAACTGAAGACCGGCATCGACGAACTGCTCGAAATGGTGTTGCTCAATGCCGACCTGCAAGAACTGAAGGCCAATAAGAATCGTCGCGCGTCCGGCGTCATCATCGAAGCGCAATTGGATAAGACGCGCGGCCCGGTGGCCACCGTGCTTGTGAAAAACGGCACATTGCGCGTGGGCGACATCGCAGTGGTCGGCGCGACGTTTGGTAGGGTTCGTGCGCTTTTCGACGACGCGGGTACGGCCATCAAGCGCGCCGGTCCGTCGATCGCGGCGGAGATCATGGGTTTGTCAGACGTGCCGGCTGCGGGCGACGTGCTTGAAGTCGTTTCCGACGAGCGCGATGCGCGCGAGCTGGCGGCCAAGCGGTCGCAGCGCAAGCGCGAGCAGCGCATGGCCACGGCGCGGCGCCCGGTCACTCTCGACGGCTTCTTGGCGCAAGCCAAAGAGGGCGGCGTCAGGGACCTCAACCTCATCATCAAGGCCGATGCCCAAGGCTCGGTCGAGGCCTTGCGTTCGCAGCTAGACGGGCTCACCAACGAAGAAGTGCGCACGCGCGTTATCCATACGGGCGTCGGCGGCATCAACGAATCGGACGTCATGTTGGCAAGCGCGTCGAGCGCGATCATCATCGGCTTCAACATCCGGCCCGACGCCACCATCGCGCGCAAGGCCGAACAAGAGGGCGTCGACGTCCGCTTGTACGAGGTCATCTACAACGTCATCGATGAAGTCAAGGCTGCGATGACGGGCATGCTCAAGCCGCAAGAGCGGGAAGTGGTGCTCGGTCAAGTGGAAGTGCGCAAGATATTCAAGGTCAGCAAAGTCGGCACGATCGCCGGCGCGTACGTGAAAGACGGCAAGGTCACGCGCGACTCGCGCGTGCGCGTCCTTCGCGACAGCGTCGTCATCTACGACGGCAAGCTGGGTTCGCTCAAACGCTTCAAGGATGACGCGCGCGAAGTGGCCGCCGGATACGAGTGCGGCCTCTCGGTGGAGAACTTCAACGACTTGAAAGAGGGCGACGTGATCGAGGCCTATATGATGGAGCAGTTCGCCGCGGTCGGCGCGTGA
- a CDS encoding EAL domain-containing protein, whose product MTKRSSELTIDDCRELVILRTRAAKLYVVLLWLHLPVILVMAALNGLDWRPQLILLTVILIPPTIFAITKPSGLATRNLIAVALTAMPIFFVFDNTGRLQIDYHMYFFVVFAMLIAFCDWRPIAISAALTSIHHLLFNYIAPSRVFPTEGGLGRVALHAIMVGVECGVLIWAVSQLRKLFMSVERTQELAAANIELEASRRRTEQTTTARIEGLERVALTDSLTQLGNHRAFSDDFAREVARAHRHGHPLTLALIDIDGFKILNDKHGHKHGDDCLTRLARLFRTLRREDRAYRVGGDEFAIIFVDTGGDIARAALERLRVEAQSSMLGATISVGYVALDAAHLATEPYELADAALYEAKKRGRNNVVCFDEIDAPARVNSTRKAATFKRFIDEGLLDVAFQPIWDIATCRPFGFEALTRPHIELGLNGPAELFESAESLNMLPELDRCCIQKAFASSANLPPGSTVFVHITPKSLAHPEFSAHEFVGMGRSAGLQPQQIVIEIAKPGALNAALLAARAAALNALGVRLALDNVSDKSGLEILSTMTFAYVKIDYSLMKKALTDEAARSMIAEIVAIAQSANSYVIAEGVENAEILEFACRTGAQIGGISKGIRGVQGYLLGRPSIGCFDAADLHTWGKYLSAHFIKMAV is encoded by the coding sequence TTGACTAAGCGATCTTCGGAGCTGACCATCGACGACTGCCGCGAACTCGTCATCCTTCGGACGAGAGCAGCGAAACTCTACGTCGTCTTGCTGTGGCTTCATTTGCCGGTGATTCTCGTCATGGCTGCGCTAAACGGCCTCGACTGGCGACCGCAATTGATCCTACTCACGGTCATCTTGATCCCGCCGACGATCTTTGCGATCACAAAGCCCTCCGGCCTCGCCACCCGAAATCTCATCGCGGTCGCGCTCACCGCCATGCCAATTTTCTTCGTCTTCGATAACACCGGCCGGCTTCAAATAGACTACCACATGTACTTCTTCGTGGTATTCGCGATGCTCATCGCATTCTGCGATTGGCGTCCGATCGCCATCTCCGCCGCGCTGACATCGATCCATCACCTTCTATTCAATTACATCGCTCCAAGCCGCGTGTTCCCGACCGAGGGCGGCTTGGGCCGCGTCGCGCTGCACGCGATCATGGTCGGCGTCGAATGCGGGGTGCTCATCTGGGCGGTGTCGCAACTGCGTAAGCTGTTCATGAGCGTGGAGCGCACGCAAGAATTGGCCGCCGCGAACATCGAGCTCGAAGCATCGAGGCGGAGAACCGAGCAGACGACGACGGCGAGGATCGAGGGGCTGGAACGCGTCGCGCTCACGGACAGCCTAACGCAGCTCGGCAACCACCGCGCATTCTCGGACGACTTCGCGAGAGAAGTCGCCCGCGCTCACCGGCATGGCCACCCGCTGACGCTCGCCCTCATAGATATTGACGGCTTCAAGATTCTCAATGACAAACACGGACACAAGCACGGTGACGATTGTCTCACCCGCTTGGCGCGCCTGTTCCGAACGCTGCGGCGAGAAGATCGCGCGTACCGCGTCGGAGGCGATGAATTCGCGATCATCTTCGTCGACACGGGTGGAGACATCGCACGGGCAGCGCTCGAGCGGCTTCGAGTCGAGGCGCAAAGCAGCATGCTCGGCGCCACCATAAGCGTGGGCTACGTGGCTCTTGACGCCGCGCACCTGGCGACCGAACCATACGAGCTCGCCGATGCCGCGCTCTACGAGGCGAAGAAACGCGGGCGAAACAACGTCGTTTGCTTCGATGAAATCGATGCGCCCGCGCGGGTCAATTCCACGCGTAAGGCGGCGACGTTCAAACGATTCATCGATGAGGGTTTGCTCGACGTCGCCTTCCAACCGATTTGGGATATCGCGACTTGTCGTCCGTTCGGATTTGAGGCGCTGACGCGTCCGCACATCGAACTCGGCTTGAACGGGCCTGCCGAGCTATTCGAGTCGGCCGAATCTTTGAACATGCTTCCGGAACTCGACCGGTGCTGCATACAAAAGGCATTTGCCTCAAGCGCGAACTTGCCGCCGGGCTCCACGGTCTTCGTGCACATCACGCCGAAATCGCTCGCGCATCCCGAATTCAGCGCGCACGAATTCGTCGGCATGGGCCGCTCGGCGGGTTTGCAGCCGCAACAGATCGTCATCGAGATCGCAAAACCCGGGGCATTGAATGCCGCTCTGCTCGCCGCGCGTGCGGCAGCCCTAAACGCACTTGGCGTCAGGCTCGCGCTGGACAACGTTTCGGACAAGTCAGGACTCGAAATCCTGAGCACAATGACGTTCGCCTACGTGAAAATCGACTATTCGCTTATGAAAAAGGCGCTCACCGATGAGGCAGCGCGAAGCATGATAGCGGAAATCGTGGCGATCGCGCAGAGCGCGAACAGCTACGTCATCGCCGAAGGTGTCGAAAACGCTGAAATTCTCGAGTTCGCCTGCCGGACAGGGGCGCAGATCGGCGGCATATCCAAGGGAATACGCGGCGTTCAAGGATATCTGCTCGGGCGGCCGAGCATCGGGTGCTTTGATGCGGCGGATCTGCACACGTGGGGCAAATACCTATCCGCGCACTTCATCAAGATGGCGGTCTAG
- the truB gene encoding tRNA pseudouridine(55) synthase TruB, whose amino-acid sequence MPGTSVPFGFINANKPAGITSTAFGSRVRRALGRIPLGHWGTLDPDAKGVLVLAVGHATKLLPLLGDGRKKYEFDLVLGAATDTADASGAVTHSSALPAGWRDAFPETIAGLVGPLSQVPPMYSAVKVGGQPLYKSARRGEEVARPARTVEIYSLRVLEYGHSGARLAVECSAGTYIRTLCEEIGSLLGIPAHMDSLVRTAAGPFVLADACAQEALLADPFSYLIDPLEVLTQPRISLNPDDAHQFGHGNVVIVADESVAGDVLVTSNGRISGTAVATAQSTGTRLQPARVFT is encoded by the coding sequence GTGCCGGGCACTAGCGTCCCCTTCGGGTTTATCAACGCCAACAAGCCAGCGGGTATCACGTCCACAGCGTTTGGTTCTCGCGTGCGCCGCGCCTTGGGTCGCATCCCTCTCGGACATTGGGGAACGTTGGATCCCGACGCCAAAGGCGTGCTCGTTCTCGCGGTAGGTCATGCCACAAAGCTGTTGCCGCTCTTAGGCGATGGCCGCAAGAAATACGAATTCGACCTCGTCTTGGGAGCCGCTACCGACACCGCCGACGCATCGGGCGCGGTGACTCATTCAAGCGCACTTCCCGCCGGTTGGCGCGACGCATTTCCGGAAACGATCGCTGGCCTCGTCGGTCCTCTATCACAAGTCCCGCCCATGTATTCCGCGGTCAAAGTCGGCGGTCAACCTTTGTACAAGAGCGCGCGCCGTGGAGAAGAAGTGGCGCGGCCGGCGCGCACCGTCGAGATATATTCGTTACGTGTCCTCGAGTACGGCCATTCGGGAGCGCGACTCGCCGTAGAATGCAGCGCCGGCACCTACATCCGCACCTTGTGCGAAGAGATCGGCAGCCTGCTCGGCATCCCAGCTCACATGGACTCGCTTGTCCGGACTGCTGCAGGGCCATTCGTGCTTGCCGATGCGTGCGCGCAAGAAGCGCTGCTCGCCGATCCGTTTTCCTATCTCATCGACCCACTCGAAGTCTTGACGCAACCTCGTATCTCGTTGAATCCGGACGACGCGCATCAGTTCGGTCACGGAAACGTGGTGATTGTTGCGGACGAATCGGTGGCCGGCGACGTGCTCGTCACCTCAAACGGACGCATTTCGGGCACGGCAGTCGCAACCGCCCAGTCCACTGGTACGCGACTGCAACCAGCGCGCGTTTTCACGTAG
- a CDS encoding bifunctional oligoribonuclease/PAP phosphatase NrnA: MKPNGSSDVPEGAKGALECLRSKRQFVMCAHEKPDGDVLGSGFALGIALKSLGKDVVYFLDDDVPNNLRFLPESDLPQRTFEGVADDAIFVFMDMSDQWRAGKALEWVPRDRIINLDHHLGNQRFGRWNYVMESEAATGSIVLGLVVALGVSVTPDIATCLLTALISDTGCFMYSNADPHTVRLCASLMEAGADKDRINEQLYQTRTFSGQKVLGRALDTAMLTDDGICYSVVTRAMLAEFGAAYEDLEDVVGALRAVDKCEVSALLKEAPDGTFRVSMRSRGGVNVMAAAALLGGGGHFRAAGATVAGPLDAALAALLAAIRVEMAAEARAGH, from the coding sequence ATGAAGCCTAACGGATCGAGCGACGTGCCGGAGGGCGCGAAAGGCGCGCTGGAATGCTTGCGAAGCAAGCGCCAGTTCGTCATGTGCGCGCACGAAAAGCCCGACGGCGATGTGCTTGGCAGCGGGTTTGCCCTTGGCATCGCGCTCAAGAGTCTCGGCAAGGACGTCGTCTACTTCCTCGACGACGACGTGCCGAACAATCTGCGCTTCTTACCCGAATCCGATCTCCCGCAGCGCACGTTCGAGGGCGTTGCGGACGACGCCATCTTCGTGTTCATGGATATGAGCGATCAGTGGCGCGCCGGCAAGGCGCTCGAATGGGTGCCGCGCGACCGCATCATCAATCTCGACCACCACCTTGGCAATCAGCGCTTCGGACGTTGGAATTACGTCATGGAATCCGAGGCGGCCACAGGCAGCATCGTCCTCGGATTGGTCGTCGCTCTCGGCGTTTCGGTCACGCCCGACATCGCCACGTGTCTGCTCACGGCGCTCATTTCCGACACCGGCTGTTTCATGTACTCCAACGCCGATCCTCACACGGTCCGGCTTTGTGCCTCACTTATGGAGGCCGGCGCCGACAAAGACCGCATCAACGAACAGCTCTATCAAACGCGCACGTTCTCCGGCCAAAAAGTGCTCGGGCGCGCGCTGGACACAGCCATGCTCACCGATGACGGCATCTGCTACTCGGTGGTCACGCGGGCCATGTTGGCGGAATTCGGCGCCGCGTACGAAGATCTCGAAGACGTGGTCGGCGCGCTGCGTGCAGTGGACAAGTGCGAGGTCTCGGCGCTGCTCAAAGAAGCGCCCGACGGCACGTTTCGCGTGAGCATGCGATCGAGGGGAGGCGTCAATGTCATGGCGGCCGCGGCATTGCTCGGCGGCGGCGGCCACTTTCGCGCGGCGGGCGCAACCGTCGCGGGTCCGCTCGACGCCGCACTCGCCGCCTTGCTCGCCGCCATTCGCGTTGAAATGGCAGCCGAGGCTCGTGCCGGGCACTAG